In a genomic window of Helianthus annuus cultivar XRQ/B chromosome 10, HanXRQr2.0-SUNRISE, whole genome shotgun sequence:
- the LOC110884945 gene encoding uncharacterized protein LOC110884945, which produces MWKFVFLVMMVLTRTMPEEDSRGPTNQSVAIESASNIVPRSTRRRKRNAATTTAVDQPQVEPPKRRGPNLNLSATKDFENLPEGSKIDLTMAGGTKGFVGKTATQFANEIGIVVCSVCPMNYHKWDSIPADIKNLMYEKLQGKFNLLRTDKAFMGYVDNRLRRQWTRTRGEVSAHWKMNGGKTNPLLARSMMKSNCRSLEDWNHLCDYWELESTRKYSDQMELNRGKQVIASRGGSRSIANHVFHMTNRETQTPPSPFEVYYKLHYNAKKGWLNDEAKSEYENIIHHKEEAVAKLISEGTTITTTTDHELEKEAIESVCAKEKTTKSAWKVGVGPVFRKKDFWMTSEAGSSQPSSREAEALRNKVALLEEKLKQSNEKSEKVLMFMSSKFPDFESSISAHMRGGANDLDGQLNDNDSLI; this is translated from the exons ATGTGGAAGTTTGTGTTTTTGGTGATGATGGTCCTTACAAGAACGATGCCTGAAGAAGATTCTAGAGGACCTACAAATCAGTCGGTGGCCATCGAAAGTGCATCTAATATAGTACCGCGCTCAACCCGTAGACGCAAGCGTAACGCCGCTACAACTACCG CTGTAGATCAACCCCAAGTTGAACCACCAAAAAGGCGTGGTCCAAATCTCAATCTTAGCGCTACAAAAGACTTTGAGAATTTGCCCGAGGGTTCCAAAATTGATTTAACAATGGCTGGTGGTACGAAAGGATTTGTTGGGAAAACAGCTACTCAGTTTGCGAATGAGATTGGGATTGTAGTCTGTAGTGTATGTCCAATGAACTATCATAAATGGGACTCGATACCTGCTGATATAAAAAATCTGATGTATGAAAAGTTACAA GGAAAATTCAATTTGTTGCGAACAGATAAAGCTTTCATGGGATATGTGGATAATCGACTACGTCGCCAATGGACACGCACCCGAGGTGAGGTGAGTGCCCACTGGAAGATGAATGGAGGAAAAACTAATCCTCTGTTGGCAAGATCAATGATGAAATCCAATTGTCGGAGTCTGGAAGATTGGAACCATTTGTGCGATTATTGGGAGTTAGAATCAACTCGG AAATATAGTGATCAAATGGAACTTAATCGTGGAAAACAAGTTATCGCAAGTAGAGGAGGCTCTCGGTCAATAGCCAATCACGTGTTCCACATG ACAAATCGTGAGACTCAAACGCCGCCTAGTCCCTTTGAAGTCTATTACAAGTTGCATTATAATGCTAAAAAAGGATGGTTAAATGATGAGGCAAAAAGTGAATAT GAAAATATTATTCATCATAAAGAGGAGGCAGTGGCGAAGTTAATTTCTGAAGGGACAACGATAACTACTACCACGGATCACGAGCTCGAAAAGGAGGCAATTGAAAGTGTATGTGCTAAGGAAAAAACAACAAAATCTGCATGGAAGGTAGGCGTCGGACCGGTTTTCAGAAAAAAAGATTTTTGGATGACATCGGAAGCTGGATCGTCTCAACCATCTTCAAGAGAGGCGGAAGCACTTCGAAATAAGGTTGCTTTACTAGAAGAGAAATTGAAACAAAGCAATGAGAAATCTGAAAAAGTGTTAATGTTCATGAGCTCAAAGTTTCCAGATTTTGAGAGCTCAATTTCCGCGCATATGAGGGGTGGAGCAAATGATTTGGATGGGCAACTCAATGACAATGATAGTTTGATTTAG